One window from the genome of Daphnia pulex isolate KAP4 chromosome 9, ASM2113471v1 encodes:
- the LOC124202919 gene encoding WD repeat-containing protein 18-like, whose protein sequence is MEVVVTSECSGQLWNTCIWEPLTGTTLRTFKGGISGSQSLNIVGGDYLLSSLKDKPIIQVWALNRQDQITTKMIMPGIIQVLVMSPCNNFCVGALSEQLLIWQVSTGKLVASLRRHYQNVSDVKFTADSSRFISAGAEGLVLLWSLDTVLHTKECEPDSIWSDHSLPVTGLHVTKSLIQPLVFSVSLDQTCKIRDLNTGKTLFNIQFNGPLRSVVVDHSEESCYVGSHEGKIYRLDLLDPPRSVEQMVDESASRKMFVGHEKAVTCLSVSTGGCHLLSGSDDGSARVWDIASGQCVRILAHRGPLTNAFFAPRYKHLETDKFHPRIIINTFEKKRHDGQLLSAENELNAQVLISCPPLMESLDSSQGAEALSLSGSNASGGHQVSDQVTQNEMGRLKLINRQLYAFAVDKIFNEDAAITTKKRK, encoded by the exons aTGGAAGTTGTCGTTACAAGCGAATGTTCGGGTCAATTATGGAATACTTGTATTTGGGAACCTCTCACTGGTACGACATTGAGAACATTTAAGGGTGGAATTTCTGGTTCTCAGTCACTCAACATTGTCGGGGGCGATTATTTGCTTTCGTCTTTGAAGGACAAACCAATTATACAG GTCTGGGCGTTGAACAGGCAAGATCAGATCACAACCAAAATGATCATGCCAGGCATTATTCAAGTGTTGGTGATGTCACCTTGCAATAACTTTTGCGTGGGAGCCTTGAGTGAACAGTTGCTGATCTGGCAGGTGTCAACTGGAAAACTGGTGGCTTCATTGAGACGTCACTACCAAAATGTTTCTGATGTGAAATTCACTGCAGATTCTTCACGGTTTATAAGTGCAGGAGCTGAAGGTCTCGTTCTGCTCTGGAGTTTGGATACGGTTTTGCACACCAAG GAGTGTGAACCAGACTCAATCTGGTCTGACCATTCCCTGCCGGTGACTGGCCTGCATGTGACAAAATCTCTGATCCAGCCCTTGGTATTTTCAGTATCGCTTGACCAAACCTGCAAAATCCGTGATCTCAATACTGGCAAAACATTGTTCAACATCCAGTTCAATGGG CCTTTGCGTTCGGTTGTGGTCGACCACTCTGAAGAAAGTTGCTACGTCGGTTCACACGAGGGAAAGATTTACCGACTAGATTTGTTGGATCCTCCCCGCAGTGTCGAACAAATGGTGGACGAATCGGCGTCAAGGAAAATGTTTGTCGGCCATGAGAAAGCTGTCACATGCCTGAGCGTATCAACTGGTGGCTGCCATTTACTAAgcg GTTCGGATGACGGTAGCGCTCGGGTATGGGACATAGCCAGCGGCCAGTGCGTCCGTATTCTGGCTCACCGTGGGCCCCTGACGAACGCGTTTTTCGCTCCCAGATACAAACACTTGGAGACGGACAAATTCCATCCGCGGATTATCATCAACACATTTGAGAAGAAACGCCACGACGGACAGCTGTTGAGCGCCGAAAATGAACTAAACGCCCAGGTGTTGATTTCTTGTCCGCCTTTGATGGAATCACTCGACTCGAGTCAGGGAGCCGAGGCTCTGTCCTTGTCGGGCAGCAACGCCAGTGGAGGCCATCAAGTGTCTGATCAAGTCACGCAAAACGAGATGGGGCGTTTGAAACTCATCAATCGCCAACTGTACGCCTTTGCAGTCGACAAGATTTTCAATGAAGATGCGGCGATCACGACcaagaaacgaaaataa